Proteins from one Mercurialis annua linkage group LG7, ddMerAnnu1.2, whole genome shotgun sequence genomic window:
- the LOC126656306 gene encoding vascular-related unknown protein 1 produces the protein MDTSMDHSSPMMNIRTNSCLDEEESGWTAYFEDFSADQRRNNDEEHSFSCSFGNSSMVSDAASIPAWINKSNTTASNIYDHNYINNKKKISSFGADGSPKFAKKLILKKTRAKEIYHDDSLEDTASSPVNSPKVSEFGMADMNSGKTNDHFNSSLGKGGILEEYGLETNERCERSYSGNNIDNTNLKKRGLCLVPMSMLVNYLG, from the exons ATGGATACTTCTATGGATCATTCTTCTCCCATGATGAATATTAGAACAAATTCTTGTTTAGATGAAGAAGAAAGTGGATGGACAGCTTATTTTGAAGATTTTTCTGCTGATCAAAGAAGAAATAACGATGAAGAACACAGTTTTTCTTGTAGTTTTGGTAACTCTTCCATGGTTTCTGATGCTGCTTCTATTCCTGCATGGATTAATAAATCAAATACTACTGCTTCAAATATTTATGatcataattatattaataataagaaGAAGATTTCTTCATTTGGAGCTGATGGGTCCCCgaaatttgccaaaaaattaaTTCTCAAGAAAACAAGAGCTAAAGAAATTTATCATGATGATTCTTTGGAAGATACTGCTAGCTCTCCTGTTAACAGTCCTAag GTAAGTGAATTTGGAATGGCTGACATGAATTCTGGGAAGACAAATGATCATTTTAATAGTTCTCTG GGAAAAGGAGGAATTTTAGAGGAATATGGATTAGAGACAAATGAAAGATGTGAAAGGAGTTACAGTGGGAATAATATTGACAATACAAACTTGAAGAAAAGAGGACTGTGTTTAGTTCCTATGTCTATGTTAGTTAATTATCTTGGTTAA